The sequence below is a genomic window from Methylotuvimicrobium sp. KM2.
GGTTCACGGCGGTCCTCGATAGACATATCCCATGCCTTTTTATTCTTAGACGGTTTTTCAATCAAAAGGGAGTAGCCAATAAGTCCTCGACATCAATTATTGTCGTTTGACGCTCTCGGCCTTGAAATCGCGACGAAGGCGTCGCTCCCACAACGCGTCGGGAGCTCTGTGGGAGCGATCCCCGGATCGTCCCTCACCTAGCGTTAGGTGAGGGAGAGCAAGGTGCGCTAAGTAACAACAAACGGTATCGATGTCGCATTCGCTAAGATTCATCATTTTTTACCGAAGTTTAGCGTAACGGATCCGATAAAATCGGGAGATAGTTCTTAGACAGTTACTAAACTGCCGAATTCAGGGTAAAGCGCGCAATCCAACGAGCGCTCTCATTGCCGGGTAACGTATTTGAGAATTTCGATCACTTGCAGCGAATCTTGTGTGACAGCAAGGGCGGTCGCGTCGATTTCTTTCAGGGCGTGGGTAAGTTCGGGATCATGCATCACGACGATAGGAATGCCCATGCCTATCGCAAGGCCGGCATCGAATGCCGCTTCCCATTGTTTGTATTTTTCTCCGAAACGGACGACGACCAGGTCGGCTTGACCGAGATAATGATTATTGCGCAGTGCGTTGATCTTAGCGCTTTTATGATCGCGCCAGAAATTGTTTTCTTCCGGACCCAAGATTTCAGATCCGATGTTTTCACTGATGTTAAGGTCGGTAATCGGCCCGAGTACCTCGATGTCCAGATCGTTGTTTTCGATGCCCTGAATGATTTGGTCGCGCCAATCGGTATGCGTTTCACCGGATAAATATATTGTATAAGCCATAGGGGTACCTGCTTTGTGTGGTGGGTTTTCGCAAGGGTTTAAGCTTCACGCGTCGGTTTTTACAATGTGGGCCATAAGCGATTTATTTTTTTATACCTTTCGCACTTTAACCCAGCTTTAACAAGTGTAGTGCCATAAAATTAATTATTGCATATTATTCAATAACCTATTGACGCGCAATGTTAAGGCTGGGTTAAGTTTCGTCAGTTTCTAAGGAGGCGCCAGGGATGCAGCAATATCTTAAATCTACGGATTCGCGTTAGAATGGTAAACCATAAACGTTTATTTTAATGTAGGCAAGTATATTCAATGTCGGAAAAACTTATTTATAAGGTCGTGTTTGTTAACCAGGATCAAGTTTACGAGATTTATGCTAAAAACGTATACCAAGGAGATCTTTACGGTTTTATTGTGGTTGAGGATTTTGTGTTCGGCGAAAAAAGCGCGATTGTGATTGATCCTTCAGAGGAGAGGCTCAGAATGGAATTCGAGGGTGTCAATCGTTCATTCATTCCGATGCACGAAATTATCAGAATCGATCAAGTCAAAAAACGGGGGGTGGCTAAGATCATTGCACAGACGGACTCCGGAAAGTCTTCGGGAAAAGTTTCGACGCTGTATTCCCCAGATAAAAAATAACAGTACGAATTTGGTGGGTGGTTAAGTTTTCTGTGCGATGCTCAGAAGGAAGAGAGTGGAGGGCTTTTCTTAGGCTATGTTTGCATTATTAGCAGTTTAAGAGGCTCTCTTATCTGCTATACCCATCGCGTCCTTTCATCTGATTAGCAAGATGCTTCAGCATGCCGAAGCCAAGTTCCGAGTAGACGGCAGTTATAGTCGCAAAAACTAAAATATGCTGTTACCCAAGCCGGGGCTTGGCAAAGAGCCTACAGGGACGTATCCACGGCGTCCTTTGACGAGCACCCCGGTGCCGAATTTTGATCTACGAGGGTATACTATGAAGGAGGCGATGTCTTGTTCTTTACTGTGAAAGTTCGTAGATTTAGGCTCATTATCTAATTTTTCGATATACAACTCTCCGTTCTGGCTATTCCGGTTCCGAAGAGGGTGCGGTTGCTCGACCGACAGGCGTTGGGGGCAGGGCAGATTTTTGCTCCTGCAAAATCTGCATTCATGCCATCCATGGCAATCAGTCGCCGCCGTCGAGCCTACAGGGATGTATTCATCCAGCACCTAAATTCCATAGCCCATTGGCTATGGAATTTAGGTGCTGGGTTCACGGCGACCTGTCGGGCGAGTGACCGCGCCCCATAAGCGCCAACTTAAGGAAGGAACTCGTCATTCCGCCAGGGATTGGCGGAATCCAGGGCCACGGATGGCAATGCGTAGCACCACATCCTATCGACAACTCATACCGATATGACGAATAAAGCCATAAACGCACCATAGAATAGGCACTAAGTTGGCGCTTATGTGACCGCACCATCCGCCGCCAGAGAACTTTCATTTGTCGGCGTGATGGCCAGGCCTTCATGAACGTTACGTTCTTCATGGTTGTTGACCGGCTATCTCGACTACTTTTATCGCTATCCGTTAAACTTTGAGTATTGAGTGGTTGCTCTATTTAACGACGCGCAATTGCGGGCGAGTCGGTTTTTTTTCCGGTGGCGGCTCATCATCGCCCGAGTCTTCTTCACGATCGAAAATCATCCCTTTGCCGTTTTCCTTGGCGTAAATGGCCATCACTGCTGGCATAGGCACGAGGATGTGCATGGGTTTGCCGCTGAAGCGGGCGTTGAACTCTATGTCTTCATTTCCCAGAGTAAGTCCTTGTATTGCCGGCGGATTAATGTTGAGTACGATTCTACCGTCCTCGACAAAATTACCAGGCAAAACCGTGCCTTCGTATTCGGCGTCGACTAATAGATGCGGCGTAAGTTCGTTGTCTAAGATCCATTCGTAGATCGAACGGATTAAATAGGGTTTTAAAGATGTCATTTCGGGATTTCGTTCATTTCTTTTTCGGAGCTGCTTAAACTGAGTGCGAAAGCCGGTCTGCGGAATAAGCGATTGGCGTAGTTTTTTAATCCTTCGCCGGTCGTTGCGGTTTCAATGCCGAGAATAGGTAGGCGCCATAAGAGCGGAGCCATCACACAATCGATTAATGAAAATTCGTCGCTCATGAAAAAAGGACGCGCTTCGAATACCGGGGCCGCGGAAAGCAGGCTTTCCTTGAGCAGTTTTTTGGCTCGAGCCGATTTTTTTTCGCCGGAATGAATGATTTCATTCATCAGTTCGTACCAGTCTTGATCGATACGTTTGATGATCATTCGGGCGTTGGCCCTGGAAACAGGGTCCATTTGATGGAGAGGGGGGTGCGGGAACCGCTCATCCAAATACTCCATGATTATGCGCGCATCGTACAGGACTAGCCCGCGTTCCAGCAAGGTTGGCGAAGTTCCTGTTGGATTGAACTCCAGTAAGTCCTCAGGCGGTTGGTTGATGTCATAATATTCAATGTCCGCCGCAATGGCTTTCTCATGAAGAACCAATCGGGCGCCGTGGCTCATCGCGCATGTCGGAGATGAAAAAAGAGTCATAGCGGATTTACGAGTAGTTGGTTGTGCCACGAATCATAACCTCATTAGGATACACGGAGTCTAAAATGGCAATTATATCATGAAAAATTCGACATTTTATTTGCTTGTATCCGTTTGCAGTTTTTCCCTGCTTAAGAAAATTCGCTGTGTTCAAGGAGTGGAGTATGTTTGCCGAGGGTCGATGTGAAACCAGCGATTAAGGTAGGAATGGCTCATAAATATACCTTTCGCACTTCAAATTTCGGCAGTACCGGGGAGGAGGTTTCGGGGTACTAGGTCGATTTTGCTCCTGCAAAATCGACATTCACGCCATGGATGGTCAACCCCGAGGCCGAGTTTTCATTTACGATTGAGTATAATACGGGTAAAACGTCCCTGTTTTACGAATGGGGGGATTAATGAATGTCCTTCCAATACTCGCGTTTCAATAGATAGGCAAGTATGAAAATCATGAAAATGAAAAACAAAACATATTTGCCCATGCTTCGCCGCTCGAGCTGTCCAGGCTCTCCAACGTAAACAAGGAAATTGACTAGGTCGTTAATCATGCGATCAAAATCTTTTTCCGGAAGTTGTCCGGGAATTTCGGTAACCAGTTTGTCGATGACTTGTTGGTCGCCGTCTTTTTTGAAAACCGGTTTTTGTTCGCCTTGTAATTGCCATAAAACGTTCGGCATGCCAACATCCGGAAAAACGACATTATTGACGCCGAGAGGCTTGGAGGAGTCGGAATAAAAGCCTTTCAAGTAACTGTAAAGCCAATCCGGTCCGCGTGACCGTGAAATCAGTGATAAGTCGGGCGGCATGATACCGAACCATTTTTCGGCGTCATGGGCGTTCATCGCCGAATTCATTTTGTCGTAGATATTGGCGCCTTCGGGGGCGATATCTTTGAGCACTTTATCTTTTTCGATATCGAAGTCGAGCGCTATCCTGAGGTATCGAATGTGTTTTGCAGAATGGCACCCTAAACAATAAGTCACAAAATGTTTCGCGCCGCGCTGCAAGGAGCTTTTATCGCTGAGGTCGAAATCCGCGCTCTGGAGTTCGACGCCGCCACCGGCGAAAACGCCGAAAGGCAGCGACAACAGTATCAAGGTATTGAGTAGTCTTTTCATAATTATTAATCCAAGCTGCCTTTAATTCTTTTTAAAAAACGGATGCTAACGGCGGATAACCCTTGGTAATTGAGTTTTCTGCTGAACAGGCCGGATTTGCCCTCGGTTTTCACCGTGACTTCATTGAAAGTGTCAACAAGATCCGGTATTCGATCCTCGAGGCTAGGTTGTTCGGTTAGACGGTCCGGTACAGGCTTGGTTTTTTCCCAGCGAGTATAGATTGGCATCAATAGGAAAAAGCCGAAATAAATCGCCGTCAAAACGCGGGCGACGGCGGTAGCGCCGGGCGTTGCAGGCTGAGTGCCCAGATAGCCTAAACCGATAAAGCTAATTACGAAAAGTAGAAGCGCTTTTTTATAGATGCCGCCGCGATAACGGATGGATCTGACTTCGCTGCGGTCCAGCCATGGCAATAGAAACAGCACAACAATGGCTCCGCCCATCGCAATGACGCCGGCAAACTTATCCGGAACCGCGCGCAGAATCGCGTAGAAGGGGGTGAAATACCAGACCGGAGCGATGTGTTCCGGCGTTTTCAATGGGTCGGCAGGTATGAAGTTGGCGTGTTCGAGGAAGAATCCTCCCATCTCCGGCATATAAAAAATAACGACTGCAAAAAAGAACATGAAGACCGCGAAGCCGACCAAGTCCTTGACAGTGTAGTAAGGGTGGAATGGAATGCCGTCCAATGGTATGCCGTTGGCGTCCTTATTTTTTTTGATGTCGACGCCGTCCGGGTTATTCGAGCCGACTTCGTGTAACGCGATGATATGCAGTAATACCAGCAATACCAGAACCAAAGGTACTGCGATGACGTGAAATGCAAAGAATCGGTTCAATGTTGCATCGGATACGACATAGTCGCCCCTGATCCATAATGAGAGCTCTTCTCCGACGACAGGGATCGCGCTGAATAGCGAAATGATGACCTGGGCTCCCCAATAAGACATTTGCCCCCAAGGAAGCAAGTAGCCCATGAACGCTTCGGCCATCAAAGCGACAAACAGCAGCATGCCGAATATCCAGATCAGTTCGCGAGGCTGTTTAAAAGAGCCGTATAGTAAGCCCCTAAACATATGCAGATAGATCACGATGAAAAATGCCGAAGCACCGGTCGAGTGCATGTAGCGGATTAACCAGCCCCAATTGACTTCGCGCATGATGTATTCGACCGAATCGAACGCTAATTTGGCGTCCGGTTTATAGTTCATCGTCAGCAAGATGCCGGTGACGAATTGATTGACTAACACCAGCAAGGCGAGCGAGCCGAAAAAATACCAAAAGTTAAAATTCTTGGGCGCATAATAATGCGCCATATGTTCGTTCCAGAACTTAGTTAGCGGAAAACGATCTAGTATCCAGTTGCCACAATCAGTCCAGCGGTTCGTTTTCATGCGCTTGTCTCCACGGTGTCTTCGCCAATAATGATCTGTGTTTCGCTAATATAGCGATAGGGTGGAATTTCAAGGTTGGTCGGAGCCGGAACGCCACGAAAAACCCGGCCGGCCAGATCGAACCAAGAGCCGTGGCAAGGGCAGAAAAAACCGCCTTTCCAGTCGGGTCCCAGGTCGGCCGGTGCGATTTCGGGCCGGAAGGTGGGCGAACAGCCCAGATGCGTGCATAAGCCGACGGCAACAAAAATTTCCGGTTTCAATGCGCGAGTAGGGTTTTTGGTGTACACCGGTTGTATGGATTCTGAAGACTGAGGGTCTCTGAGTTGGTCGTCTAATGTTTTCAGTGTTTCCAGCACTTCCGGCGTGCGGTTAAGCAGCCAAACCGGTTTGCCGCGCCAAGCAACACGGATTAGCTGTCCCGGTTCCATTTTACTAATATCGACGGTGACCGGCGCGCCTG
It includes:
- a CDS encoding YtoQ family protein; protein product: MAYTIYLSGETHTDWRDQIIQGIENNDLDIEVLGPITDLNISENIGSEILGPEENNFWRDHKSAKINALRNNHYLGQADLVVVRFGEKYKQWEAAFDAGLAIGMGIPIVVMHDPELTHALKEIDATALAVTQDSLQVIEILKYVTRQ
- a CDS encoding DUF1820 family protein — encoded protein: MSEKLIYKVVFVNQDQVYEIYAKNVYQGDLYGFIVVEDFVFGEKSAIVIDPSEERLRMEFEGVNRSFIPMHEIIRIDQVKKRGVAKIIAQTDSGKSSGKVSTLYSPDKK
- a CDS encoding ClpXP protease specificity-enhancing factor, which codes for MTSLKPYLIRSIYEWILDNELTPHLLVDAEYEGTVLPGNFVEDGRIVLNINPPAIQGLTLGNEDIEFNARFSGKPMHILVPMPAVMAIYAKENGKGMIFDREEDSGDDEPPPEKKPTRPQLRVVK
- a CDS encoding glutathione S-transferase N-terminal domain-containing protein encodes the protein MTLFSSPTCAMSHGARLVLHEKAIAADIEYYDINQPPEDLLEFNPTGTSPTLLERGLVLYDARIIMEYLDERFPHPPLHQMDPVSRANARMIIKRIDQDWYELMNEIIHSGEKKSARAKKLLKESLLSAAPVFEARPFFMSDEFSLIDCVMAPLLWRLPILGIETATTGEGLKNYANRLFRRPAFALSLSSSEKEMNEIPK
- a CDS encoding cytochrome c1, which encodes MKRLLNTLILLSLPFGVFAGGGVELQSADFDLSDKSSLQRGAKHFVTYCLGCHSAKHIRYLRIALDFDIEKDKVLKDIAPEGANIYDKMNSAMNAHDAEKWFGIMPPDLSLISRSRGPDWLYSYLKGFYSDSSKPLGVNNVVFPDVGMPNVLWQLQGEQKPVFKKDGDQQVIDKLVTEIPGQLPEKDFDRMINDLVNFLVYVGEPGQLERRSMGKYVLFFIFMIFILAYLLKREYWKDIH
- a CDS encoding cytochrome bc complex cytochrome b subunit, with product MKTNRWTDCGNWILDRFPLTKFWNEHMAHYYAPKNFNFWYFFGSLALLVLVNQFVTGILLTMNYKPDAKLAFDSVEYIMREVNWGWLIRYMHSTGASAFFIVIYLHMFRGLLYGSFKQPRELIWIFGMLLFVALMAEAFMGYLLPWGQMSYWGAQVIISLFSAIPVVGEELSLWIRGDYVVSDATLNRFFAFHVIAVPLVLVLLVLLHIIALHEVGSNNPDGVDIKKNKDANGIPLDGIPFHPYYTVKDLVGFAVFMFFFAVVIFYMPEMGGFFLEHANFIPADPLKTPEHIAPVWYFTPFYAILRAVPDKFAGVIAMGGAIVVLFLLPWLDRSEVRSIRYRGGIYKKALLLFVISFIGLGYLGTQPATPGATAVARVLTAIYFGFFLLMPIYTRWEKTKPVPDRLTEQPSLEDRIPDLVDTFNEVTVKTEGKSGLFSRKLNYQGLSAVSIRFLKRIKGSLD
- the petA gene encoding ubiquinol-cytochrome c reductase iron-sulfur subunit, whose product is MNIEGVDKSKRQFLTSALTVVGAVGTGYIAVPFLAQMQPSTKAMAAGAPVTVDISKMEPGQLIRVAWRGKPVWLLNRTPEVLETLKTLDDQLRDPQSSESIQPVYTKNPTRALKPEIFVAVGLCTHLGCSPTFRPEIAPADLGPDWKGGFFCPCHGSWFDLAGRVFRGVPAPTNLEIPPYRYISETQIIIGEDTVETSA